The Opitutales bacterium ASA1 genome window below encodes:
- the thiM gene encoding hydroxyethylthiazole kinase, whose product MENAELVSSVVVDLERLRARKPLVHCLTNQVVKGFTANALLALGAAPAMVEHPEEAAQFAGMADALLVNVGTLDSMQMVAIDAAIPAARAAGRPWVLDPVAVGPLEVRTRFARGLLAAAPTMVRGNASEVLSLAGEAGAGRGVESGDEARAAARAAERLITRGVGAVLVSGREDLVLGPSGRALVANGHAMMTLVTGVGCAMGAIAAAFCAVSADPFRAAVATAVVLGIAGERAAETARGPGAFQIALLDALYSIDGAAVAERVRLA is encoded by the coding sequence ATGGAAAACGCCGAACTCGTCTCGTCCGTCGTCGTGGATCTCGAGCGCCTGCGCGCCCGCAAGCCGCTCGTGCATTGCCTGACCAATCAGGTCGTCAAGGGCTTCACGGCCAACGCGCTCCTCGCCCTCGGAGCGGCCCCGGCGATGGTGGAGCACCCGGAGGAAGCGGCGCAGTTCGCCGGAATGGCCGATGCGTTGCTCGTGAACGTCGGAACGCTCGACTCCATGCAAATGGTCGCGATCGATGCAGCGATACCCGCAGCGCGCGCGGCTGGTCGTCCTTGGGTGCTCGACCCGGTCGCGGTCGGGCCGCTCGAAGTGCGGACGCGGTTCGCGCGTGGTCTGCTCGCAGCGGCCCCGACGATGGTGCGTGGCAACGCGTCGGAGGTGTTGTCGCTCGCCGGAGAGGCCGGCGCGGGGCGCGGCGTGGAGTCGGGCGACGAGGCGCGAGCCGCGGCGCGCGCGGCGGAGCGGTTGATCACGCGCGGCGTCGGGGCGGTTTTGGTGAGTGGGCGCGAGGACCTCGTGCTCGGGCCGAGCGGGCGTGCACTCGTCGCCAACGGTCATGCGATGATGACTCTGGTGACCGGCGTCGGTTGTGCGATGGGCGCGATAGCGGCGGCATTCTGCGCCGTATCGGCCGACCCGTTTCGCGCTGCGGTCGCGACGGCGGTCGTGCTCGGGATCGCAGGCGAGAGGGCGGCTGAAACCGCGCGGGGGCCGGGCGCGTTCCAGATCGCGTTGCTCGACGCCCTCTACTCGATCGATGGGGCGGCGGTGGCCGAACGGGTGCGCTTGGCGTGA
- the thiE_2 gene encoding thiamine phosphate synthase yields the protein MKSASLALYLVTDALDRYACGMEAGVVAAIEGGATIVQYRFSGYDRRNAYREALRLRHITRERGVPLLINDAVDLASAVDADGVHLGQRDLPPSVARRILGERACIGLSITDAAQLEDVECSFADYLGVGPVFATGSKADAAPPSGLAGLSAIVRATRLPCVAIGGIGTENAGAVAATGVAGIAVVSALSTAVDPRATAGVLRAAVRR from the coding sequence GTGAAGTCCGCATCTCTCGCGCTCTACCTCGTGACCGATGCGCTCGATCGCTATGCGTGCGGCATGGAGGCGGGCGTCGTGGCGGCGATCGAGGGCGGTGCGACGATCGTTCAGTATCGGTTCTCCGGATACGATCGACGGAACGCGTATCGCGAAGCACTGCGTCTGCGGCACATCACCCGCGAACGAGGGGTGCCGCTGTTGATCAACGACGCGGTGGATCTCGCTTCTGCGGTCGATGCGGACGGCGTGCACCTGGGGCAACGGGACCTGCCGCCGTCCGTGGCGCGTCGCATCCTCGGAGAGCGTGCCTGTATCGGACTTTCCATTACGGACGCGGCGCAACTCGAGGACGTCGAGTGCTCGTTCGCGGACTACCTCGGGGTCGGCCCCGTCTTCGCGACCGGATCGAAGGCCGACGCAGCGCCGCCGTCGGGGCTGGCGGGCCTTTCGGCGATCGTGAGAGCGACGCGTCTGCCGTGCGTGGCGATCGGCGGGATCGGGACGGAAAACGCGGGCGCGGTCGCCGCGACCGGTGTGGCCGGGATCGCGGTCGTCTCGGCGTTGTCCACTGCGGTGGACCCGCGAGCGACCGCCGGAGTGTTGCGAGCGGCCGTTCGCCGCTGA
- a CDS encoding pectate lyase codes for MPLTSARFGRTSVALGFLVLPLLVSARASESPSAAQVHDALARASAAMRSIAVHGGYVWRISEDGRSRFGENPTTATQIWVQPPGTPAVGSAFLRMYEATGDTVHLDAARDAALALVHGQLESGGWDYLVEFDPELRSRWAYRADGAVAETTREGRRNLSTYDDDNTQSVIRFLVRFCVAAASHPDPRDAQIADARDYALRKLIEAQYPNGAWPQRWSGTPHDPKRLPVVPASFPEAYPREHPQTTYYSHYTLNDATHRDCVRTLLEAHRLTGVAAYREAAHRGADFLLLAQLPAPQSAWAQQYDAAMHPAWARAFEPPAVCTSESGGVLTLLLEMYSEFGDTRYLDAAKAALPWFERVRLGPDRWARLYEIGTDRPIYGDRDGRIHYSLGEISEERRTGYSWEGSYNLPTVLRRVAGAPASLSTESPRRNASSDREAASVLASQHADGSWKGPARAGTSSTETAWISSLQFVRNVETLCAWLEASRTDREPDHT; via the coding sequence ATGCCCCTGACTTCCGCTCGCTTCGGGCGCACATCCGTCGCGCTCGGTTTCCTCGTGCTCCCCCTCCTTGTTTCCGCGCGCGCCTCCGAGAGCCCGTCCGCAGCGCAAGTCCACGACGCTCTCGCCCGTGCCTCCGCCGCGATGCGCTCGATCGCCGTGCACGGCGGATACGTGTGGCGCATCTCGGAAGACGGTCGCTCCCGCTTCGGCGAAAACCCGACCACCGCCACGCAGATTTGGGTTCAACCTCCCGGCACACCCGCGGTCGGCTCCGCGTTTCTGCGCATGTACGAGGCGACCGGCGATACCGTCCACCTCGACGCGGCCCGCGACGCGGCTCTCGCACTCGTCCACGGCCAACTAGAGTCCGGCGGCTGGGATTACCTCGTGGAATTCGATCCCGAACTTCGTTCGCGGTGGGCGTACCGCGCCGATGGAGCCGTCGCCGAAACGACGCGCGAAGGACGCCGCAACCTCTCCACTTACGACGACGACAACACGCAGAGCGTGATCCGTTTCCTCGTCCGGTTCTGCGTCGCCGCCGCGTCCCATCCCGACCCGCGCGATGCGCAGATCGCCGACGCACGCGACTACGCGCTGCGCAAACTGATCGAGGCACAATACCCCAACGGCGCATGGCCGCAGCGTTGGTCCGGAACTCCGCACGATCCGAAGCGCCTGCCCGTCGTCCCCGCTTCGTTTCCCGAGGCCTACCCGCGCGAGCATCCGCAAACGACCTACTACTCTCACTACACGCTCAACGACGCCACGCACCGCGACTGCGTGCGCACGCTCCTGGAGGCGCATCGCCTCACCGGCGTCGCCGCCTACCGCGAAGCCGCCCATCGTGGCGCGGACTTTCTGCTTCTCGCCCAGCTCCCCGCACCCCAATCCGCATGGGCGCAACAATACGACGCCGCGATGCACCCCGCGTGGGCTCGCGCCTTCGAACCACCGGCCGTCTGCACCTCCGAGAGCGGAGGCGTGCTCACCCTCCTGCTCGAGATGTATTCGGAATTCGGAGACACCCGTTACCTCGACGCCGCCAAGGCCGCGCTGCCGTGGTTCGAGCGCGTCCGCCTTGGCCCGGACCGCTGGGCGCGCCTCTACGAGATCGGCACCGACCGGCCGATCTACGGCGATCGCGATGGACGCATCCACTACTCGCTCGGCGAGATCAGCGAGGAACGTCGCACCGGTTACTCCTGGGAAGGATCCTACAACCTGCCTACCGTGCTCCGCCGCGTCGCGGGGGCGCCCGCGTCCCTCTCGACCGAGAGTCCACGGCGCAACGCATCGAGCGACCGTGAAGCGGCCTCCGTGCTCGCTTCGCAGCACGCCGACGGCTCTTGGAAAGGTCCCGCGCGTGCAGGAACATCCTCGACCGAGACGGCCTGGATCTCCTCGCTCCAATTCGTCCGCAACGTCGAGACGTTGTGCGCTTGGCTCGAAGCCTCGCGCACGGACCGAGAGCCCGACCACACGTGA
- a CDS encoding HNH endonuclease gives MEAVLDQPVLVLNRLWQAVNVVPVRRAFSLVAREHAQIVHLSDEVCRTFSMMDWIDFSICNPPIEDVDTVHTVRHRIRTPRVILLSVFDRLPRKDLKLTRNNVFERDKNRCQYCGNVFDRRDLNLDHVIPRHYGGKTTWENVVCSCIRCNTRKANRLPHEADMRLCRKPVKPKWRPVISLVIGKPGSEHWKDFLDLAYWNVELDE, from the coding sequence ATGGAGGCTGTGCTCGATCAACCCGTGCTGGTCCTCAACCGGCTGTGGCAGGCGGTCAACGTGGTGCCCGTCAGGCGGGCCTTTTCGCTCGTGGCGCGCGAGCACGCGCAGATCGTGCATCTTTCGGACGAGGTCTGCCGTACGTTCTCGATGATGGACTGGATCGACTTCTCGATCTGCAATCCGCCGATCGAGGACGTCGACACGGTCCACACCGTGCGGCACCGGATCCGTACGCCGCGGGTGATCTTGTTGTCCGTTTTCGACCGATTGCCGCGCAAGGACCTCAAGCTGACGCGCAACAACGTCTTCGAGCGCGACAAGAACCGGTGTCAGTACTGCGGCAACGTGTTCGATCGCCGCGATCTCAATCTGGATCACGTCATCCCGCGGCACTACGGCGGCAAGACGACGTGGGAAAACGTCGTTTGTTCCTGCATCCGGTGCAACACCCGGAAGGCCAACCGACTGCCGCACGAGGCGGACATGCGCCTGTGTCGCAAACCGGTGAAACCAAAGTGGCGCCCGGTGATCAGCCTCGTGATCGGCAAGCCGGGCAGCGAGCACTGGAAGGATTTTCTCGATCTCGCCTACTGGAACGTGGAGCTCGACGAGTGA
- a CDS encoding thioesterase family protein — translation MKSRTEIRVRYAETDMMGIAYHGSYLPWLEIGRTELLREHGLPYADLERQGYRLPVLEVGMRYHRPALYDDVVAIESTLAEKPLLRIRIDYRLTRGDTLLATGHSVHAFLDHSNQPVRPPASFVEAVARFFATTD, via the coding sequence ATGAAGAGCCGCACCGAGATCCGCGTCCGCTACGCGGAAACCGACATGATGGGGATCGCCTACCACGGCAGCTACCTGCCTTGGCTCGAGATCGGGCGCACGGAGTTGTTGCGCGAACACGGTCTCCCCTACGCGGACCTGGAGCGGCAGGGTTACCGGCTTCCCGTACTCGAAGTCGGCATGCGTTACCATCGCCCCGCGCTCTACGACGACGTCGTCGCTATCGAGTCCACGCTCGCCGAGAAACCGCTCCTGCGCATCCGCATCGACTACCGCCTCACCCGCGGCGACACGCTCCTCGCCACCGGTCACAGCGTGCACGCGTTTCTCGATCACTCCAACCAACCCGTCCGCCCACCCGCTTCCTTCGTCGAAGCCGTCGCTCGCTTCTTCGCGACGACGGATTGA
- a CDS encoding UDPGP type 1 family protein: MVCRAGFPLMNDHNAIIRQFERAGQGQVFRFWSRLDDAQRARLVEQAREIDLDEIRRLDETLVKASGAAHLDLSTLEPAPYIALPAHGGDEVAWVEAKLAGEKALREGKVAAFTVAGGQGTRLGFDGPKGTFPVTPVTRKPLFAVFAEKIRAAQRKYGCEMLWFVMTSHANHEQTVAFFEANGFFGLRAEQVQFFRQGRMPAVDFDGKILLESADTIALSPDGHGGSLRALVRSGAVERMERAGVEVLSYFQVDNPLVHCIDAAFIGFHFLRGSEMSSRMVPKAYDKEKVGHFCVQDGRIVVVEYSDMPDALATLRDDKGELVYRAGSIAIHLLSTAFVRRLGEGASGIVLPFHRADKKVPCAGEDGATVKPEKPNGIKFEMFVFDALPFAANPIVVETRRDEEFSPVKNAEGVDSPETCRNDQMKLFTRWMHAAGLPVKTDENGVPTIGLEVSPLFAIDEDTFAESWAKLSPKPELADGLVLE, from the coding sequence GTGGTGTGTCGGGCCGGCTTTCCTCTCATGAACGATCACAACGCAATCATTCGACAATTCGAACGCGCCGGGCAGGGACAGGTGTTCCGCTTCTGGTCACGACTCGACGACGCGCAGCGTGCGCGGCTCGTCGAGCAAGCGCGCGAGATCGACCTCGACGAAATCCGGCGGCTCGACGAGACGCTCGTGAAGGCGTCGGGCGCGGCGCATCTGGATCTCTCGACCTTGGAGCCGGCGCCGTACATCGCGCTGCCGGCGCACGGCGGCGACGAAGTGGCGTGGGTCGAGGCGAAGCTCGCCGGTGAAAAGGCGCTGCGCGAAGGCAAGGTCGCGGCGTTCACCGTCGCGGGCGGACAGGGCACGCGTCTCGGTTTCGACGGTCCGAAGGGCACGTTTCCGGTCACGCCCGTCACGCGCAAGCCGCTCTTCGCCGTATTCGCGGAAAAGATACGCGCCGCGCAACGCAAGTACGGTTGCGAGATGCTGTGGTTCGTCATGACGAGCCACGCGAATCACGAGCAGACCGTCGCGTTCTTCGAGGCGAACGGCTTCTTCGGGCTGCGCGCCGAGCAGGTGCAGTTCTTCCGGCAAGGGCGGATGCCCGCGGTCGATTTCGACGGCAAGATCCTGTTGGAGTCGGCCGACACCATCGCGTTGAGCCCGGACGGTCACGGAGGCTCCTTGCGGGCGCTCGTACGCAGCGGCGCGGTGGAGCGCATGGAACGGGCCGGAGTGGAGGTGCTCAGCTACTTCCAGGTCGACAACCCGCTCGTGCATTGCATCGACGCGGCCTTCATCGGGTTTCATTTCCTGCGTGGTTCGGAGATGTCGAGCCGCATGGTACCGAAAGCGTACGACAAGGAGAAGGTCGGTCACTTCTGCGTGCAGGACGGGCGCATCGTCGTCGTCGAATACAGCGACATGCCGGATGCGCTCGCGACTCTGCGCGACGACAAGGGCGAACTCGTCTACCGCGCGGGCAGCATCGCCATCCACCTGCTCTCGACCGCGTTCGTCCGGCGCCTGGGTGAAGGTGCGAGCGGCATCGTGCTGCCGTTTCACCGTGCGGACAAAAAGGTGCCTTGCGCCGGCGAAGACGGGGCGACGGTCAAGCCGGAGAAACCGAACGGCATCAAGTTCGAGATGTTCGTCTTCGATGCGTTGCCGTTCGCCGCGAATCCGATCGTGGTCGAGACACGACGCGACGAAGAGTTCAGTCCTGTGAAAAACGCCGAGGGCGTGGACTCGCCGGAGACCTGCCGCAACGACCAGATGAAGCTCTTCACGCGCTGGATGCACGCGGCGGGTTTGCCGGTGAAGACCGACGAGAACGGCGTGCCGACGATCGGTCTCGAGGTCTCGCCTCTGTTCGCGATCGACGAGGATACTTTTGCCGAGTCTTGGGCGAAGCTCTCGCCGAAACCGGAGCTGGCGGACGGGCTCGTATTGGAGTGA
- a CDS encoding phospho-sugar mutase yields MSRELLTRIETARKDGRLLASSAENLVAWIESGVLPTWAIDSLKELVEADAFAELNDRFYRYLAFGTGGMRGRTIGAVATKAETGTPSEKGTPEHPSVGSNLLNEFTVVRATIGLYRYTARWLQESGRFDRPKLVIAHDVRHFSRSFCELTASTWTRLGGTALIFSGPRSTPQLSFSVRLLKAHCGIVITASHNPPHDNGYKVYFEDGGQVVAPHDTGIIAEVEKTALAETAAHTAVDTSGVIVLPESVDEAYHRQLEDVVLDPSVFKDSKLRVVFTPIHGVGGIATEPLLKRFKVKYRTVEAQSVLDPRFPTVKSPNPENAEALSHAVALATQSKADVLMGTDPDCDRMGVAVRGPDGDMVLLSGNQVGVLLAEYRIAKMKKLGLIPKAGTESAALIKTFVTSPMQDKVAEAHGLKVVNTLTGFKWIAGKIRGYEEKLARALREQEGIALDYDGTDYRTRARLLQKHSTFYVFGDEESYGYLPSDAVRDKDGNAACLIFCELAAEAKKAGRTVIEQLDKLYLKYGYFLEGLGQIYYEGAAGAAKIARILASYRKSPPKSIQGVKVTKFTDFGRQVIKDADGERIPAQDLYFLELANGYRYAVRGSGTEPKIKFYLFAQAEVKSARRLPEVKAATKADLDAFRAAIEADAAARAEG; encoded by the coding sequence ATGTCGCGCGAACTGCTCACCCGCATCGAAACCGCACGCAAAGACGGCCGACTCCTCGCTTCCTCCGCCGAAAATCTCGTCGCTTGGATCGAGTCCGGAGTTCTGCCCACGTGGGCGATCGATAGTTTGAAGGAACTCGTCGAGGCCGACGCTTTCGCGGAACTCAACGATCGTTTCTATCGCTACCTCGCATTCGGAACCGGTGGCATGCGTGGACGCACCATCGGTGCCGTCGCGACGAAAGCCGAGACGGGGACGCCGAGCGAGAAAGGCACCCCCGAGCATCCGAGCGTCGGCAGCAACCTGCTCAACGAATTCACGGTCGTGCGGGCCACCATCGGCCTCTATCGCTACACCGCTCGGTGGTTGCAGGAGAGCGGCCGTTTCGATCGTCCGAAACTCGTCATCGCGCACGACGTGCGGCACTTTTCGCGGAGCTTCTGCGAGTTGACCGCCTCGACGTGGACGCGCCTCGGCGGGACGGCGCTCATCTTCTCGGGGCCGCGTTCGACGCCGCAACTCAGCTTCAGCGTCCGTCTGTTGAAGGCGCACTGCGGCATCGTCATCACCGCGAGCCACAATCCGCCGCACGACAACGGCTACAAGGTCTACTTCGAAGACGGCGGCCAAGTCGTGGCGCCACACGACACCGGCATCATCGCGGAAGTCGAGAAGACGGCCCTCGCGGAGACGGCGGCACACACGGCGGTGGACACCTCCGGAGTGATCGTGCTTCCCGAGAGCGTCGACGAGGCCTACCACCGGCAGCTCGAGGACGTGGTGCTCGATCCGAGCGTGTTCAAGGACTCGAAACTCAGGGTCGTGTTCACCCCGATCCACGGAGTCGGCGGCATCGCGACGGAGCCGCTCCTGAAGCGATTCAAGGTCAAGTATCGGACCGTCGAAGCTCAGTCCGTCCTCGACCCGCGTTTTCCGACCGTGAAATCGCCGAATCCCGAAAACGCGGAGGCGCTCTCGCACGCGGTCGCACTCGCGACGCAGTCGAAAGCCGACGTGCTCATGGGAACCGATCCGGATTGCGATCGCATGGGCGTCGCCGTGCGCGGGCCCGACGGCGACATGGTGCTGCTCTCCGGCAACCAAGTGGGCGTGTTGCTCGCCGAGTACCGCATCGCGAAGATGAAGAAACTGGGGCTGATCCCGAAGGCCGGCACCGAGTCGGCGGCGTTGATCAAGACCTTCGTCACCTCGCCCATGCAGGACAAAGTGGCCGAGGCGCACGGCTTGAAAGTCGTGAACACGCTCACCGGCTTCAAATGGATCGCGGGCAAGATCCGCGGCTACGAAGAGAAGCTCGCGCGGGCCTTGCGCGAGCAGGAGGGCATCGCGCTCGACTACGACGGGACGGACTACCGCACGCGTGCGCGGCTGCTGCAGAAGCACAGCACCTTCTACGTCTTCGGGGACGAAGAGAGCTACGGTTACCTCCCGTCCGACGCGGTGCGCGACAAGGACGGCAACGCCGCCTGCCTCATCTTCTGCGAGCTCGCGGCCGAAGCGAAGAAGGCCGGACGCACCGTCATCGAGCAACTCGACAAGCTGTATTTGAAGTACGGATACTTCCTCGAAGGGCTCGGCCAGATCTACTACGAAGGCGCGGCGGGCGCGGCGAAGATCGCGCGCATCCTCGCGAGCTACCGCAAGTCGCCGCCGAAGAGCATCCAGGGCGTGAAGGTGACCAAGTTCACCGACTTCGGTCGACAAGTGATCAAGGACGCCGACGGCGAGCGCATCCCGGCGCAGGACCTCTACTTCCTCGAACTCGCCAACGGCTACCGCTACGCCGTGCGGGGCAGCGGTACCGAGCCGAAAATCAAGTTCTACCTCTTCGCGCAGGCGGAGGTGAAGTCGGCGCGTCGACTGCCGGAGGTCAAGGCGGCGACGAAGGCGGACCTCGACGCGTTTCGTGCGGCCATCGAGGCCGACGCGGCCGCGCGCGCGGAGGGCTGA